CAAGAAACTAAGCAATAAAGCTCTAGAaggttttcttttgttttgtaaaatggtAATCAGAATTTCTATAGTAGAAAACGGACTTAATAGAACTAGTTTCACCGCGCTATGTTCAGTTCCGCGATGCATCTTTTACTGTTCATATTTGTGCTAACAATTCCTTCACTGGAAGCTCAAGACACGGATCTTGCTAATGCCGTAGCTGGTATTCTGCTCAAAAACTACCAAGACCCGTTTGCTCCAGCACTGCTGTCCCAGGCCTTCGTTTCCGGTAACAACTCGCGAATCCAGCAAGACGACCTGCTGAACTCCATCATAAGCGCTTTGGACGGGAAGATCACCATCCGCTTCAATGTCCCTTCGAGAAATCCACTGCGTAGACCGTGGACGCACCACGTTTGGCTCGTTGACAGCTACGAAGCCTTTGGACGCTTGTACGGTGCACTGGACGTCGACAGTTACGACTACTCCGGCCGGTACCTAATCGTGCATAGTGGCGATCCGAAGCGGGCAGAGCTCCTGCAGATTTTCGAAGATCTGCTGAAACAGCAAATTGTCAACGTAGTCTTTGTTGGTGTGTTTGAGGGCAAGGTCGAGCTGTGGACGTACGTTCCGTTTGCTCCTGGGAGTTGTTTTGCTGTAAATCTCATAATGCTGCCGGACGAGCACTGGATCGATGACTTTTATCCGGACAAGACTTCAACGTTGCACGGATGCGGCTTAAAGGTGGGTGCTTTCGAGACCAGACCGTACACCTTTCTGGAATATCTTCCGAGTCAGGAGATGGTTCTGGGAGGATTCGAGGGTGACTTGCTGGAAGCGATACGAGAAAAGCTGAACTTTAAGGTTACAGTGCTTGTCCCGCCGGGGAACGCCCAATGGGGATACGCTTTCAAGAAGAATAGTACTGGAATGATGAAGATGATTCAGGAGGAGGAGGTCGACCTTGGGATAGCTTGTCTTGGAATTTCTACGGCACGAAACGAGATTCTGAAGCCGGGAGATGTGCATTACACGACGgctttggtcatttcggtaccTCCAGGTCGCCCGTATACATCGTTTGAGAAGCTATTTCGTCCGTTTCGATTGGTAGTATGGATGGCCCTAGCTTCGGTTCTAGTCGTTGCTCTGATTACAATAGTTGTCGTGCATCGGATGAATCATCAGGTGAAATACTTCGTATTTGGTAGAGGCGTTGGATCAGCTGTCGTCAACCTGTACTTAAGTTTCTTCGGAATGGCTTTGCACGTTGTCCCTAGTGGAACGTTCGCCCGAACCTTACTGTGTCTATGGATTCTGCACACATTTGTTATAAGAACATTATACCAAGGGTCTAGTTTCAAGTATCTACAGCTTAGCTTGACACGACCACCGTCACGAACGCTGAACGATGTCGACGCAACTGATGCCCTCTACCACGTGATTGACGTTGGTGCCCGCTACTACGAAGCGTTTCCGGAACGAACGAAAAGGTACGTAAGGTTTTTTTGGAGTTCAACCTACACTAGTTTTCAGACTACGCTTGACCATGCAGGCTACGATTCCTACCACCAGTAAGGGACAACCTAGCGGCCCGTTTGATGTGGATGACTCAACACCAGGACAGTCCGGACGTAATGATGAGCGGCCTCGATCACGTGGCGTACCACAACCGACAGTACCGAAGACGTCCCGGCGGTTTCGTCCGGATTGCCAAGGAAAGTATCGCTGTGTTTACGATCGCCATCTACTACCCGAAGAAGTCGATGCTGACGCGGCAGTTTAATCGGCAGATTCGGAGGTTTCTAGCGGCCGGGCTGATGGACTACTGGGTACAACGATACGGTGACTACGACTTTACGGAACAGATCGATGGATCAGCTGGGCCGAAACCGCTTAGCCTTGGCCATCTGGTGGGAACGTTTGAGCTGTGCGGGGTTATGATGATAGTTAGTATTCTTGTGTTTTTGGGGGAGTTGGCTTTGGTTAAGTATTTTCCGAGGAAGCAAAAACGAAAATGCTTGCAGAAGTGGCTTTAGAGTGAGAAGTTATGtttcgttttgccttcctcacctgtttggaaaatgaacttttttttaattatcgacTCACAAtctaa
This is a stretch of genomic DNA from Culex pipiens pallens isolate TS chromosome 1, TS_CPP_V2, whole genome shotgun sequence. It encodes these proteins:
- the LOC120412905 gene encoding uncharacterized protein LOC120412905; translated protein: MFSSAMHLLLFIFVLTIPSLEAQDTDLANAVAGILLKNYQDPFAPALLSQAFVSGNNSRIQQDDLLNSIISALDGKITIRFNVPSRNPLRRPWTHHVWLVDSYEAFGRLYGALDVDSYDYSGRYLIVHSGDPKRAELLQIFEDLLKQQIVNVVFVGVFEGKVELWTYVPFAPGSCFAVNLIMLPDEHWIDDFYPDKTSTLHGCGLKVGAFETRPYTFLEYLPSQEMVLGGFEGDLLEAIREKLNFKVTVLVPPGNAQWGYAFKKNSTGMMKMIQEEEVDLGIACLGISTARNEILKPGDVHYTTALVISVPPGRPYTSFEKLFRPFRLVVWMALASVLVVALITIVVVHRMNHQVKYFVFGRGVGSAVVNLYLSFFGMALHVVPSGTFARTLLCLWILHTFVIRTLYQGSSFKYLQLSLTRPPSRTLNDVDATDALYHVIDVGARYYEAFPERTKRLRFLPPVRDNLAARLMWMTQHQDSPDVMMSGLDHVAYHNRQYRRRPGGFVRIAKESIAVFTIAIYYPKKSMLTRQFNRQIRRFLAAGLMDYWVQRYGDYDFTEQIDGSAGPKPLSLGHLVGTFELCGVMMIVSILVFLGELALVKYFPRKQKRKCLQKWL